The following is a genomic window from Amaranthus tricolor cultivar Red isolate AtriRed21 chromosome 10, ASM2621246v1, whole genome shotgun sequence.
gtggcggtttacctggaccaaaccgccacttcagatGGCGTTTTTGTggttaaggcaaaccgccacttgagatggcggttttatctgaaaaaaaaaaaaatttaattttccatgtggacggtattgtgggaaatacttttccaaataatgcaaagtgggaattatttttttattttgcaatattttgGGAATAGACTCTTCAATAAGTGgtaaaaatgagaaaataattattttttccgTGAAAATAGTACTTGCTCGATTCAGGGTCATTTTTTGGAAAATTCTTTCTTCGTCCATGAAATATTAAAGTTGGGGGATACTTTCAAATTGCTTCAATGTGTTCACTTTTTAGATGTGAATCATGTGATCGTGTGGTAAATTAATATACAATCTTTTTAATGCTATCTAAACAGTATTTAAATATTCCTTCCATGCTAATACatttgttaaaatattttttctaaattgTATTATTAAATTTGCTAGAATTTGTTAgtgtttttttgttatttatgaGTCTAATACTTTATATTCTCTCCTAATTTTGAGTGAGGATTTTctctattatttaatattatatttaggaatgatgatttcatttgaaaatttgaaattgactcaaatttattatttggaaaattaaaaattttcaaatttggacttgaattaaatttcaccattgtttttaaagtagttaagtTAAAACTGACTATCCAAatcttgtcattttcaaattcttcatttatcattttataattaaaatctataatttagaatgaaatacttgttctcAAATACTACATAAAAGAAACGGAAAGTTGATCACCTAATTtaatagttgaaattatttgatggaaaagaaatatggatttttgagattttattttttattataaaataggtGTTATAattgttaaggaaccaactcaaccaaaagtttaaactgatggttgaggccccataatatgttatatactctaacacgtccTCACACACGAAAGCctattgggctagaagtgtggatgtgcATATGCgctgaatatttcactttaaataaggggtggttgagattcgaactcgtgtcctcttgtcacgttggcttctgataccatgttatatattctaacacgccccctcataTGAGAgtcctttgggctagaagtgtggatgcgcataggcgctgaatatgcccctttaaatgaggggtggttgagattcgaacctgtgACCACTTGTCAcacttgctctgataccatatcacaggttgagttgattccttgacatggtattagaagccagcgtgacaagagatcacaggttcgaatctcaactacccttcatttaaagtggaatattcaatgcatgtgcgcatccacacttctagtccaatgggctctcgtgtgaggaggCGTGTtagtatatataacatattttggggcctcaatcatcagcttaaacttttggttgagttggttccttgacaataaTCTTAGTATGTCTTCTAAGAGATTGTCACACTTTTTTTAATCCGATTTTTTTActttactacaattttttattaaaaagttcGTATCATTTTTTTCTCATTCACGTATTTAAACTTTCATTTAATATCATCAATTACTTTTGTTTATTCGactatttttaagcttttgtatATAATAAGATGAATTATTTTTCCCTCTATTAAAACGGATAAAAAGACAAAGGGAAAATATGCAAGAAAGAAGAGTCCATGAAAATTTTGTCATGTAATATAAAAGCAAAAATATTATCATCGGCGTAGAATCGGGCTTGTTTATCTCGTTCAGTGTTGGTTGAGGCGTATTAAGAGGCGGGAGACTCGGCTCCCTTCCCTATTATTTTTCTGGCATTTGCCTTATTTTTCATTGAGCTAATCCAGAGACTTTTTGAATGGGACGACCGTTTTATATAACAatttgtattgtttttttattttaatttgttaaacaataaatttattttatttttactttaaatataaCTTCCTACTTTTATATTACTTCTCTTATTTCTAAATTATATCAGTATGTTAatctattatatttaattttttacgtTCTGTACCAAAAGCAAATAAGAATAGATGACTAGGACGAGGAGTATTCACGTATAACAGTGTCCTGActctctttttctttaattttctctcttggATCGAGCCCGAGGGAATTTATATCAAATTGCGACACTCCAAGATTCTTTGTTGGAACACTAACTTTTACCCTTTTCTTTTGGATCTCATTAATAGTAGTATATATAATCTTCATCATTTTCTGGGACATTATaaagtttatattaatttaatcagATTTTAGTACattataaagttatttttattttgtgtaattgtacTATTTTAGTTGATTATGGAGCAGATGACAATTATACCATTCAGTTGAACTGTTTATTTGGATCATGTAATGTTGTTGGTTTTTCTTACTTTTATAAATGTGTGTATATGTTAACTAGTTTAGTTGATATAGTTATTTGAAGATGAGTCATATATATGCAAATAGAAGTATTATCTTGCTGTATTTTAACAATTAGCTTGCTTGAAATGGGCAAACCAAAGAAATTTATGTGCATCATCTACTAATTGGCAGCCTGGGCTATAAGCAGTGATGGACCTATAAAGgagtttaaaatttatattgaccatcaaaataaaacttTTTGCAAAATTCTCTAgggaaaagaaattaaaaatacttatacgcattaatacaatacaatattcaataaaaatcaatagtcatattcaaCATATAGAACGACTAGTATGACACCTTTATAGGTTAAATCCCAAGTTCGCCTATGACTATAAGTATAGAAATAGATCTTTCATTTATGTGTCCTTAGTATTTGGAAATGATTGCTAGATGGTCTCGTCTTAAGGTATAGTTTACTAGAAATTTAGTGcacattaattttaatttttattatgcattATTTCTCACCCTTTGCACTCCACTGCTCACAATACTCCTTACTCTCTACTCCATATTACACTAACATATTAAGGTCTGCGTATGctattttattgttcattaaatttaaataaaagtctAATATAGATTTATGATACAGTAATTTACTGTGCACTATATCTTATTTTTCAATCTACCAACTTACACTTCTTACTCTCAACTCCACCAATTCACACTTTTTACTCTTCATTCCATTATCTCACGAGATTTTAGTGTTGATGCATACtaatttaatgtatattaaatGTATACCGAGAATTTACCATTCATTGAATACACTAATAGAAAATTACTATTACATATAATCATTGATAACCATAAAAAGGCaaagtatataaaaaataaccaaaaacattttttttaatacattttgATACTTCTACTTAAATTAGAAATGACTTTATTGAATTGATTTAGTGAGTTGGTGGTAAAAATTGATGAACACCAATTTGTTCTAGAAAGAAGGGTTGAGTGTCGACTTCAAACAGTGTCGGACTCAGGATTTGAAACATAGGGTTGTGAGCCTAATAAAAGCGTCTTAATTCTCATAAACAAGTAATATAACTTAAAAACTATAATATGAATAAACTAAAACGAAGATAAATTCAACTAATCCGTTATAATAACAAACTGAACATTTCTTGATCAACTAGCCCTCAAGTGCGCAATTTTTTTCCATCAGTTCATGTGTTCAATGTTCATCATGAAAAGTAaggtaaaaaaatatacatagtgcaaaaatatgtCACAAAAAACTTaagtcattcaaacttaatatttaCCTTTACTTCGGCCCATTTCGACGAGGTTTCATACGTTTAAATTGTCTATCAATACCTTTATTATGAACATTTTCAAATAAATCTTGATCCAAATAAGTGactaaaattatcatttaaaaacTCATCAACCATGCTATTACGAAGTTTATTCTTGATAAATATCATTTTCACTTAGTCTCTCCAATGACTTAGAAATTGGTGTAGACGTTTGTTCTTTAATTGGTGTGGGAATTGGGATAGAAGTTGAAATAGGCTCTTGATATAAATTTGATGTTTGAAAATGACTTCATCCTAAAATCAATAcaacaaattataaaataaacttgatataagttaattaaaaatttaaagttataattaaaatgatgctttttaattttattcataaataacaaattaacaCCCATTGAAATCATAAACAAACACAAATACTAATTCTAAAATCTAAATTGAAttatataaatcataatttaaagtaaataaaattcaaattatcacAATTTAAAGCAAATTGAAATTCTTTATAAACAATCACAacaaaaaaacccaaatcatACAAACAATTACAACAAATAATACCCATTACCCAAATCATACAACAAATTGAATCCAAAtcaaacataatcataaaatttaatttacacaacacaaataaaattgtttttctCAAAGAATTATACCCAAAGCCAAAAGGCAGTAGGCGGCAACCACGGTCAGCAGACAGCAGCGGCAGGTCGGAAGCAACGGTTTCCGGTCAGGCGGTCAGCAGGCAGACGGGCGACGACAGTCAAGGTACCAAGGCGGCAAAGCAGGCTGCAATTAAAAATGGAAAACAGAGAGGATGGTGGAAGTCGAAGGTGAAAGACCCGAAAAGGCAAGAATCAGAATATAATATTCATTAACTGTAATTGGTTTGATAAGCTTTAATAagattaaaatcataaattatcaCATGTGAATGTTGTAGCATAAGGGTTTTGAAGTCCTAACCCCACCACCTACATCAGGTCCACCACTGACCTCAAATGGGGCCAAGGAGTAGCTTTAGCAGTAGACTGAGATTGAGACCGGGTCAATACCCATGTTAGAAGCAAGAATTACATGCATGAATTAATTTTGAGCAGAGGTCTTAATTTCGGGTTAGTTTAAAATAGAATTTtaagttcatattatttttatattattttaaatttattttgaagtcaGATTCATTTTAAAGTCGGATAAATATCAAATCATCAGATCTGTTTTAAACACCTGCATACTCATTCTGTCTTTTCAATTTGCATCTTGTGCTGCTTTTGAATTGTCctaataattttacattatttttacatttaaattattttaaattttatttacattaataaaattttctcTACATTTATTACTACATATTCGTCCATTGTAAGGAAGagaattacattaaacaccaaACTTAAAATTACTATGATAACCCCAATATTGAATAACATTACCAAACTCAGTAGGCACTCTAGGCAGTAAAATTGAGTGTCAGAGGTTCAGATATTttaaatgtaaataaaataCACGTTGGGATATGTTTTAgcttttattatcattattactgTCCTAATAATACTTCAACGTTACCCCAAAGGTAAATTGCATTTAATCCTAATCTCCTATCTTTAATGGTCTCATTAAATACTCATCTAGTGATCTCATCTCtttttatagattaattttattaatggtTAATTTAATAAGTGAAAATTTTGTGTAAATGTGggaagaaattaattaattcaactaaaaaatatatgtaaatggtACATGAGATTTGAACTCATGACTTTTCTACAGGATGGATGCTAAGTTTTTAGGAGCCCAGggcaaaatatattttatagacCCCTAACTATAATATGGACATAAAAACATTATATATTCGGTGTCGTAATAgaaaaaattttatacattaatatataatataaaattatttttaacttcATTCCTAAACTATTGATTTTGTAATAAAGATGAAAAGAGAAAATATCAGTCTTATATTAGACATTTTAACATAGAAAAAATAGGGCATGATTTGTGAATATCCTTAAATTCAAAGTCTAATCTTCAAATTTTACTACGTAAGATTTTCACTTAATTCTAATCAAAAATTCACTACAAAACTACCGATAaactttcttttttattctgTAGTCTTATCGTAACTCCTAAATATCAACTTACAACTCAACTTAAGATTGGAGATAAAtacactgttattaataaaataagtaaaacaaaGAGTAAATAATCAAAGGACCACCGTACTTGGATTTAGCATCTCCTTACCCTCGATCCCATGGAAAAAACATCAAATGTACGTAGTTGGCCTCCCAAGTTATGAACTTATGGTACTTGTCCGATCCCACAATtataaccaataaaaaaaatgtggtttcgtttcattttgtttatcataaatagtttattttaatcatatttttaatatccaTAAATACACTTcataataattagaaaaaattatatattaaaatttgtgattaaaattttatacaacAACACAAATTTAACAATATTTTatgtgaatatattttattttttatatattcatGAAAATTCATAATTAAATTTCTATGCTAGATAAAGCATTCCAATCTCTCGAATgtaatgaaattaaattttattatttatctaaATGGAACTAATATAAACTGAAATTTAAATCGCATTGAATTAGaacattcaaaatataagaGTATAAGTGACTTTTAAAGTGAACTGATCAACTTATAAAACTACATCAGAGATCAATAGACCCTTAATCATCTTTGTagtttgttttgattttatctTGAAAAATTATGTACATTTGTTTGTTACCTTTATAATTACCTTAGATTTATAAATTGAATGATATGGAGTAAAAATAAGTCAAGTTTAATATAAACATGGATATTagttagttaaaaaaaaaaccctaatttaacAAACTCATAGCTCATCAACTTGGAAAGTCTAAGGATTTTTTTGTTATCTTAACTTCCCTAGAGATTCTAGCTAGTTCTACTAgataataattcaaaacatcAATTTCAAGTTATATACCACAAAAGAACCTAGCTAAAACCCATATTAATATAGTAttaccttaagatcaaaatatACATGGAGGGAAAATGGAAAAAGTAAAAAGCTAGAAAAGATGATATATACAACATCTCTCTCAAAAAGtatcttataacaaatttattttattatagatatttaaaaaaaaaaaaaaaagaaattaaccCCACCATTTTGGCCTATTCTAAACAAAACCCTTTATAAATTTCATTTTGAACGACACCCAATAACACCCGTTTTCTCATCTCTACCTTCTATCTTTTTTCTCTTACACCCCCACACAAAAAATGGTTAGACTCACTCACCCAAAAAGCCCTCTCTCTTCTCTTCACATTTTCTCAACTTTGAACAAATcttcaccatcatcatcatcatcatcatcttcttcttctacttcttcttcatctttaacAACCATAAAGGTTAAAACCCTAATtcacaatctcattttctcccATATTTGCCATATTTTTAGAGCTTTATCCAAGGCTAAATCAATTTTCCTAGAGCTTTTTAAGGAAAATCATCTAATATACTTGAAACAATCCAAGAGAAAAAACAAGTATagaaacaaaatactatttggatCCTTTAGACTTCATTACAATTGGTGTTCTTCATCTTCTCATGTCTTGCCTATTCCATCTCCGACACTCATCAATAAGCATCCAAGTAATGATCATAACGTCTATTATGATTCTACTTGGAACTCGCTTTACTCGACagatgacaataacaataacaataacaattgtAATGGTAATGGTAAGGAAGATCAAGAAGGACAACTTTCAAGTTATCTTCAATGGTTGGAAGAAAAAGGTTGCAaaaatgagaatataaatgaagaTGATCAAGTCAATGTTGGGAATGAGATTGATAAGTTGGCTGATATGTTTATAGCCAATTGTCATGAAAAATTTAGATTGGAGAAGATTGAATCTTATAGAAGATACCAAGAATTGCTTGCTAGAAGTTTGTAAGTGAAGCTCATCTTTTCCTTggggaaaaacaataaaaaaaggagaaaaaaaagagGATAAGCAAATTAAATTAGTTAATTAGGtacttatattaattaattcctCTTAGatatttttcccttttttattttataaattatatttatttttgttcatgGATTTGCGGTAGCAAAGGGAAGGATTAGGGGAGAAAACTATATTATAAATGGTTGGGGATTGTGAATGTAAACTAAGTTTCTCTTCTTTctagagaaatatatattttgtaggAAGAGGATGGTTTATAGGAATTGTACATTTAAGGGATATGGAATGATGAGAATATGggagaattttattttataaattttgtgcaatctttttctttgtcatTTGCTTAATATTATGGGATGGTCTACTCACTTAATTTCTTGCTAATTCTTCTCATTACTTAGGTTATCCAAATTTTCTTTGGCCTAAAATAATGGAAGAAAATTATGGTAAGATTATgtaaatataagttaaaatccTTCTCATACAATGCAAAGGAAGAAGTGGTTAAAACCAATTCAAATGGGAAATATTTTAGTAAATTATCACATTGAATCAAAAGACTTTTTAGTCACATCTTCTTTTATGGGTATGGTTAGTTATTTTTCATTTCTCTTCAAAACTTGACAATAGTTTATATGAGCAGAATATACTAGatataatgataatgaaaatacgTAGAAATTTGCATTAATTAAGTAACTCTACTAGCACGTCTAATTTGATCTTCAATAAAAAATATGGGGGTACAAAATAATCATTGGTTCATATTCAAGAGTAAAGCAAGAGCTAGTACTTATCAGCTCGTCTTGTCTGAGactgtctcatcatgagacagTTTCATATATTAGTctatttcttcaattgattactttaagatcataagtaatcattttaaggttataaataatcattctaagactataaaaagtaattatattaaaattataagtgatcactttaacgtcataagtgattattttaagacaaaaaatatatattgggtcagcccaatagagatggtctcaccgtgagaccgtctcatttaagaattagtgaataCTTATATGCTTTCCAATATTGGTTATTTCAAGATAACTAGATAATCACCCGTGCTAAAGCACGAGACATTTAGAAATTATTATGGATAAATAATATAATCgttacaaacaaattaaataaaagttaagaaaGAGAACAATgactaataatttttaaaaaatcacaacaaagaaaattgaataataaataacaatatttacACATTATTAGAACATAATTGTTGATTACTCGTGCTAAGCACGAGCTATTTAATAATCACTATATattaaatgtatgtatgtaatatTAGTTGATTACCCGTGTTAAACACGATATACAAAAAGTTATTTTATCAAAACTTGAATTGACTATAAATACTCTAACGTATGTAATGGAGTAGATACACAAGAAAAATGCATTGATAAatgcttattttgatttttagattAAACAACTtatacaaaatgaaaataaagagtaCTTGTAAGATAAGGAAAATATATTCTTGAAAAACCCAAAACataaaatttctctctccttttgACGTTTGAACAAaacatcaaatttctctctccttttgACGTTTGAATAAAACATCAATTTCTTACCAATTTTCAACTTATCTTTTAAAAAACATCTCCTTAAGATACCTTAAACTCCTATACCATATTTacccaatttattttttaacattattcCTAACACTCTTAATTGAATTAttccaaatatataaattaaatcatagtcaattgAGATCCTATTTGATTCGTTATAATgcaatttattaatatcaactttttataatttataattatgcacAATAAGATGCATTAGGACATcgattaatatatttgaaaaagtGCACAAACTAAGTGAGACAAAAATAGCGAAGTCATCATATCATACCATACAATAATCTAAAGAAAGACCCCTTAATTTTAAATGACGCTTTTTCAATGACTGAGCACTTGGCGAAATATAATCAACTTAaattgttgatatattttaatgaatttgcaCATAGTAATATTTGTAAATGTAAAGAAGAATTCTAACATAGAAAATTTATCAATTACAATTTTATCTCATTTGCCTTTCTCTTTTCTAGGAGACTTTTCTTTTGAACACATCATTTATTTCTGGGTGTTGATAAATAGGAATGGTATATGAAAGTCATAATCTTGCAAATGACGAGACTTTATACACCTTCACTTTACTGCTCACCTCATTTGATTAACTTTAAGCCTTTGAGTTACccatttcatttttaatcgaaaaaattgatattaataatcaaacATTGCATCCATCCGCTGTGAATAATCTcacttttagattattttttaataatctaacctttgtcTTTAGTTTGCTAGcaacatcttttattttttaataattcaacctttgcctTTAGTTTGCTATAAGCATACCCTATTAGTATGCTGACAGCAAAAAAGaggaaaggttggattattaaaaaataatccataggtgagattattcacagcagatgagtgaaaggttggattattaatatcaaattttcctttttaataataataagtttatttatttttgtttgaccTCTTTTTGTCTTTGCTTCGCAgaagaaataatatttttgCAATTAGCCACTTACTCGATCAAGTTATTTATCAACCCCATTTAGTAAACATTTTAGTATATAGAATGATGACCAATAATATACAATATAAATAAAGAGACATGTTCAATTTAGAGGTAGAAAATATCATagtaatttgtattaatatatagaagataaatcttaaatagaaaatttattttcaatcttactaaaatcatatataatattccaacacatataaagggaagaaaatttattttcaatcttactaaaatcacatatattattccaattgatataaagatataaatctccttaatcttaaataggaaaaattaatagtcatatagaACTGCAATAGCATGCATTAATGTATAGTAATCTTGTCCTGGAAGCTACAATAAAGTTATAAGAAAGTGTATGTAAGAAGCTAAGTTGAGCGGGAGAATTTTTTACCAGAGGCTGACACCTGTCATTAAGTGGTCTTTATTTTACTATATAGAATGATGGGTACCAATCTTTAATTAACATTGTCAAAGAATCCTTTCaacaaaaccctaaaataatgattatagtcttaaaatatattataacataTATTTTATTACTTTCCAATATTGGTTATTCTTTGTTGGTTTCTAATAATTTATCAACTATCAAGGATTTATGGTTGAAGTCACAATTATTTTACCTCAGATTAAGCCTCTATTTACAAGCAACTTTGTACGTTTGTCAGGCATGCGATTTGCACTTTTTaccatattataattataattataattataatggaTAACTATaaatagattattttaacatcctcatattttaaaatgtataaatCCAATTAGATAGAAAAAATTCAAtccaatgaccaatacactaTCTCATTTCACTATCATTGTCAATTTGTCACGCACTTTAGTTTTTATAGAATAAATGAACACAAGATAATAAGTTAAgaaaattgtattttaattttcctaattttttgttttgttttagtgtAAAATGTAAAAGCATAGTAAATTTAACTAATTAAATCACTATTTTTTGAAATGCATTAGTTAATAAGTCCGCCCTTATATAAGATTCATATTTGTTCAAGTTGGACaacaattatcatttttattttagatcaaTTTACGAagagttttttattttcattttgaataaaAGAATTATCAATTTGATCTTTATTCATATGGTTTTCACACTTTTCTCTAAATTAAATCTTCATCAAAGTACATGTGGGTCTTATTCATATGATCCCTATACTTCCTTACAACcttgaaaaatcaaatgaaaattaatagttAAAAAACACAGTTGATATAATGGATAAATTACCTATTATTAAcagacaaataaaatatatttattacgCAGTTGATGATTTAGATTCCATTATATATTAATGTCTATTAGTAATATAAATAGAGGGACTATTATTTATATGGAGTGATAAATTACCTAGGATGCCAATCTGTTTATACAAGTTATTTACAACTTGTTAGTTAGTGTTGAAAATTAGGATCATGATTGTCAAGTTTTGGAAGAACATGTGTCCCCATTCACTCACAAAAGTAAAAGAACTCATCTCTTTTTCGCATTTCATGATTAATAAACACAAGACCCAAAGGTTTCGTAACTTACAATTACTTGCTCATCAAAACATAATGATGTAAAATTGATGATCCTATCTTCCCTAAGAATatgaaataatatttaatatgtttAAACTTATAAATACTATATTGTTTAAAATTAGGGTCGACCCTGAGATTCAAGAGACTTAGacgaaatattaattatgggttcctaattactaaatatactattataggcttctaaaatataaatgcgcctttttaaaattttttggatGGGTTCGAGGGACAAGCCCCTCTTGCCCCCTTACAGGTCCGTCCTATTCAAAATTGTGTTGATGCAAATCCACTTAAATAGATCATGTATGTCATTAATACATACTtcacaatattttattatttcaatgTTGTTAAGTGACTCCTACTAAATGGTAATTTGGAGGAGATAGATGTACACAAAAACTTATCTTTCCTAAGTTTATcatcatatataattttaaatgtttttgtgtATTAAATGCTCATTATTGGCGTAATTAATAGTCCTTAATCCTAAGGTTGAGATAAGTGTGCGATTTTGTCAAAAGTGTGGACTTTTTGATCC
Proteins encoded in this region:
- the LOC130826305 gene encoding uncharacterized protein LOC130826305 translates to MVRLTHPKSPLSSLHIFSTLNKSSPSSSSSSSSSSTSSSSLTTIKVKTLIHNLIFSHICHIFRALSKAKSIFLELFKENHLIYLKQSKRKNKYRNKILFGSFRLHYNWCSSSSHVLPIPSPTLINKHPSNDHNVYYDSTWNSLYSTDDNNNNNNNCNGNGKEDQEGQLSSYLQWLEEKGCKNENINEDDQVNVGNEIDKLADMFIANCHEKFRLEKIESYRRYQELLARSL